One Felis catus isolate Fca126 chromosome D1, F.catus_Fca126_mat1.0, whole genome shotgun sequence DNA segment encodes these proteins:
- the LOC109492367 gene encoding olfactory receptor 4C11-like, producing the protein MESNSSVNEFVLFGLTQNVVKGKVVFVVFLFLYLATLLANLLIVMTIRYSRTLGSPMYFFLFYLSFADACFSTTTAPRLIVDSVSEKKVISYNECMTQVFAVHLFGCMEILVLILMSFDRYVAICKPLQYTIIMSRHVCGTVVSLAWVVSCIHSSAQIFLALKLPFCGPNVIDHYFCDMPPLLKLACMDTYVINLLIVFNSGAICMVSFVVLLLSYIFILHSLNNQSAEGRKKAFSTCTSHIIVVILFFVPCIFTYTRPVTTFPVDKMVAVFYTIGTPLLNPLIYTLRNAEVKNAMRKLWGGKL; encoded by the coding sequence ATGGAGTCGAATAGCAGTGTGAATGAGTTCGTTCTCTTTGGGTTAACACAGAATGTTGTAAAGGGAAAAGTAGTGTTTGTGGTCTTCTTGTTTCTATACCTCGCAACCCTTTTGGCAAATTTACTTATTGTGATGACCATAAGATACAGCCGGACACTTGGGagccccatgtacttcttccttttctacttaTCCTTTGCTGATGCCTGCTTCTCAACAACCACTGCTCCTAGGTTAATAGTAGATTCTGTATCTGAGAAGAAAGTCATCTCCTACAACGAGTGCATGACCCAGGTTTTTGCAGTTCACTTATTTGGGTGCATGGAGATCTTGGTGCTTATCCTCATGTCCTTTGATCGCTATGTGGCCATTTGTAAGCCCCTGCAATACACTATCATCATGAGCCGGCATGTCTGTGGTACAGTGGTGAGTCTAGCCTGGGTGGTGTCTTGTATCCATTCTTCTGCACAGATTTTCTTGGCTTTGAAACTACCCTTCTGTGGACCCAATGTTATTGATCATTATTTCTGTGATATGCCACCTTTGTTGAAACTCGCATGCATGGACACCTATGTAATCAATTTACTCATAGTTTTTAACAGTGGGGCTATCTGCATGGTGAGTTTCGTCGTCCTGCTTCTCTCTTATATTTTCATCTTACATTCTCTGAATAACCAGagtgcagaaggaagaaagaaagccttCTCTACGTGCACATCCCACATCATCGTTGTCATCTTATTCTTTGTTCCATGTATATTCACATATACTCGCCCTGTAACTACGTTTCCAGTGGATAAGATGGTGGCTGTGTTTTACACTATTGGGACACCCTTGCTCAACCCTCTGATTTATACTCTGAGAAATGCAGAAGTGAAGAATGCAATGAGGAAGTTATGGGGCGGCAAACTCTGA